A window of Nocardia arthritidis genomic DNA:
GAGAGCCGGGTCGCGCTGCAACGCTCGCTCATCCGCTCCCATGCCGCGGGCGCCGGACCCGCCGTCGAGCCGGAGGTGGTGCGCGCCCAGATGCTGCTGCGTCTGCGCACAGTGGCCACCGGGCACACCGGGGTGCGGCCGGAGACGGCCGCCGCACTCGCCGCGCTGATCAACGCCGGGATCACGCCGGTCGTGCACGAATACGGATCGCTCGGCTGCTCCGGCGATCTCGCGCCGCTGGCCGCGGTGGCGCTGGCGCTGATGGGCGAGGGACAGGTCACCGACGCGGCAGGCGAGCTGGTCGATGCGGCGACGGCGTTGCGCGCCAACGGCATCGAACCGGTCACCCTGCACGAGAAGGAGGGCCTCGCGCTCACCAACGGCACCGACGGCATGCTCGGCATGCTGGTGCTCGCCGTCCACGATCTGCACGCGCTGCTCGATATCGCCGACCTGACCGCCGCGATGAGCGTCGAGGCGTTGCTCGGCACCGACCGGGTCTTCGCCGACGACCTGCAGGCGCTGCGCCCGCATCCCGGACAGGCGCGGTCCGCGCGGCGAATCCGGTTGGCGCTGGCCGATTCTCCGATCGTGGCCAGCCATCGCGGCCCCGACTGCAATCGGGTGCAGGACGCCTACTCGCTGCGCTGCGCGCCACAGGTGCACGGCGCGGCCAGGGATACCGTCGCATACGCCGAATCGGTCGCCGAGCGCGAAATGGCCTCGGCCGTCGACAATCCGGTGGTGCTGGCCGACGGACGCCTGGAATCCAACGGCAATTTCCACGGCGCCCCGCTCGCCTATGTCCTGGATTTCCTGGCGATTCCGGTCGCCGACGTGGCGAGCATGGCCGAGCGCCGCACCGACCGGATGCTGGATGTCGCGCGCTCGCACGGACTTCCGGCCTTCCTGGCCGCGGATCCCGGCGTCGACTCCGGACATATGATCGCCCAGTACACCCAGGCCGCCGTGGTGAGTGAGCTGAAGCGGCTGGCCGTACCCGCCTCGGTGGATTCCATCCCGAGCAGCGCGATGCAGGAGGACCACGTCTCGATGGGCTGGTCGGGCGCGCGCAAGCTGCGCCGCGCGGTGGATGGTCTCACGACCGTGCTGGCCATCGAATACCTCACTGCCGCACGAGCTTTGGACATGCGCGCGCCGCTGCGGCCCGGTCCGGCCACGGACGCGGCCGTGCGACTGCTGCGCACCAGGGTGGACGGGCCCGGCCCGGACCGGCACCTGGCGCCGGAGATCGCCGCCGCCGAGGAGCTGATCCGCTCCGGCGAGCTGCGTGCCGCGGTCGCCGCCTATCTCGACTGATTCGTTGAATACGCCTGAAACGGAGGCACTTTCATGACACGGACGGTGCGCGCGGCCCGGGGGCCGCAACTGACCGCCAAGAACTGGCAGACCGAGGCCGCGCTGCGGATGTTGCACAACAATCTGGATCCCGAGGTCGCCGAGCGCCCACAGGATCTCGTGGTCTACGGCGGCACCGGCAAGGCCGCACGGGATTGGGCCAGCTTCGACGCCATCGGCCGGGCGCTGACCTCGCTGGACCAGGACGAGACGCTGCTGGTGCAGTCCGGCAGGCCCGTCGGCGTATTCCGCACACACGAGTGGGCACCCAGGGTGCTCATCGCCAACTCGAATCTCGTCGGCGATTGGGCGAATTGGCCCGAATTCCGCAGGCTGGAGGCGCTCGGCCTGACCATGTACGGCCAGATGACCGCGGGCTCCTGGATCTACATCGGCACACAGGGCATCCTGCAGGGCACCTATGAAACCTTCGCGACGATCGCCGACAAGCGTTTCGGCGGAACGCTTTCCGGCACGCTGACGGTGACGGCGGGCCTCGGCGGCATGGGCGGCGCGCAGCCGCTCGCCGTCACCATGAACGGCGGCGTCGCGCTGGTGGTCGAGGCGGACGCGGCCAGGGCGCGGCGCCGGGTGCACGACCGCTACCTCGACGAGATCGCCACCGATTTCGACGATGCCGTGCGCCGGGTTTCGGCGGCGCGCAAGCAGCGAAAGGCGTTGTCCGTCGGCCTGATCGGCAATGCCGCGGAGATGCTGCCGAAGCTGCTGGCCAGCGGGCTGGAGGTGGATATCGTCACCGACCAGACCTCGGCGCACGACCCGCTGTCCTATCTGCCGCGCGGCATAGCCGTCGAAGACTGGCCCGATTACGCGCTCAAGAAACCGGACGAATTCACCGAGCGGGCCCGTGATTCCATGGTCGATCACGTGAACGCCATGCTCGGCTTCCTCGACGCCGGATCCGAGGTATTCGACTACGGCAACTCGCTGCGCGGCGAGGCGAAGCTCGGCGGCTGCGAACGCGCCTTCGATTTCCCGGGTTTCGTGCCCGCCTACATCCGCCCGCTGTTCTGCGAGGGCAAGGGGCCGTTCCGCTGGGCGGCGCTGTCCGGCGATCCGGCCGATATCGCCGCGACCGACCGGGCCATCCTGGATCTGTTCCCGCACAACGAATCCCTGCGCCGCTGGATCACCATGGCCGGGGAACGCATTGCCTTCCAAGGACTTCCGGCGCGCATCTGCTGGCTCGGTTACGGTGAGCGGCATCTGGCGGGGCTGCGCTTCAACGAGATGGTGGCCAGCGGTGAGCTGAAGGCGCCGGTGGTGATCGGGCGCGACCACCTCGATTCCGGCAGTGTCGCATCGCCGTACCGGGAGACCGAGGCGATGGCCGACGGCTCCGACGCCATCGCCGACTGGCCGCTGCTGAACGCGTTGGTGAACACCGCGTCCGGGGCGAGTTGGGTATCCATCCACCACGGTGGCGGCGTCGGGATGGGCCGGTCCATCCACGCGGGTCAGGTGACCGTCGCGGACGGCACCGAGCTGGCCGCGCGCAAGATCGAGCGGGTGCTCACCAACGATCCGGGGATGGGCGTGATCCGGCACGTCGACGCCGGATACGAGCGCGCGGCCACGGTCGCGCAGGAGCGCGGGGTGCGAATTCCCATGCAGGAGCACGGATGAGCGCGGACAAACTGCTGACCGCCATCGAGGCGGTCGGCAAAGACACACGGCGCGGCGGATATTCGCGGCACGTATTCGATTTCGCCGAGCTGGAGCTGCGGGATTGGTTCACCGAGCAGGCGATCCGGCGCGGACTCGACGTGCACACCGACCGCAACGGCAATATGTGGGCCTGGTGGGGCGGACCGGGCCCGGACGCGGTGGTGACCGGCAGCCACCTGGATTCGGTGCCCGGCGGCGGCGCGTTCGACGGGCCGCTCGGCGTGACGAGCGCGCTGGCGGCGGTGGATATCCTGTCCGCCAAGGGTTTTCAGCCGTCGAAGCCGCTGGCGGTGGTGGTATTCGCGGAGGAGGAGGGTGGCCGGTTCGGCGTGCCGTGCCTGGGTTCCCGGCTGCTCACCGGCGCACTGGACCCGAACCGGGCCCGCGCGCTGCGTGACAGCTCCGGGACGACGCTGGCCGAGGCGGCCGCGGCGGCCGGGCACCGGCCCGACCTGTTCGGACCGGATCTGGAGGCGCTCGCGCAGATCGGCTGCTTCGTGGAACTGCATGTGGAACAGGGGCGCGGGCTGATCGATCTCGGCGGCCCGGTGGCCACCGGCAGCAGCATCATCGCGCACGGGCGATACCGATTCTCCTTCTCCGGCCAGGGAAATCACGCGGGCGCGACGCTCATCGGCGACCGGCGCGACCCGATGCTGCCCGCCGCCGCGGTGGTCGCCGCGGCCCGCCGGGTCGCCGCGGCGACACCGGATGCCAGGGCCACCGTCGGCCGCCTCGTGCCGACGCCGGGCGGCACCAACGTCATCGCGTCGACGGTGGATCTGTGGCTCGACGCCCGCGTCGCGGGTGCGGGCAATACCGCCGCGCTGGTCGAGGAGATCGCCACGGCGGCAAGGCGAGCGGCCGCGGACGAGGGGTGCGCGGTCACCATCACCGAGGAGTCCTACACCGACGACGTCGTTTTCGACGAATCGCTGCGCGGGCGGATGGACCGGGTGCTCGGCGGCATCCCGGCGCTGCCGACCGGCGCGGGACACGACGCGGGTGTGCTCGCGGCGCATGTTCCGTCCGGAATGCTGTACGTGCGCAATCCGACCGGGATCAGCCACGCCCCCGAGGAATTCGCCGAATCGGCCGATATCGAGGCGGGCGCGCAGGCGCTGGCCCGGGTGCTGGAGGAACTGGCCGGATGAGAGTTCGCCGCCGGAGCCATCCGAAATCGCCGACGTCACCGAATGCTGCGCAGTGCCAGGCGGAGTTCGTCCGGCACGCCGTGACGAACCGATGAGGGAGTGGGGCCGATGACCGTCTACTGGGCCGAATACGCCTGGCTGCCGACCGGAGTGGCCGAGGCGGTGACCATCGATATCGCCGGAGCGTCGATCCGGTCGGTCGCCGTTGGCACCGAGAAATCCGGAAAGGTGCTGCGCGGCTTGACCGTTCCCGGTTTCGCGAATGCGCATTCGCACGCGTTCCACCGGGCGTTGCGCGGCCGCACCCAGGGCGGGCGCGGCGATTTCTGGACCTGGCGCGAGCAGATGTACCGGGTGGCCGCACGGCTGGATCCGGACTCGTACTACCGGCTGGCCCGCGGCGTGTACGCCGAGATGGTGCTGGCCGGATACACCAGCGTCGGCGAATTCCACTACCTGCACCACGCGCCGGGTGGCGTGCGCTACGACGACCCGAACGCCATGGGCGCCGCGCTCGTGGCGGCCGCCGAAGACGCGGGCATCCGCCTCACTGTGCTCGACACCTGTTATCTCGCGGGCGGTTTCGGGCGCGAACTGAATGCGGAGCAGCTGCGGTTCAGCGACGGCGATGTCGGCGCGTGGGCCGAACGCGCGGCGGGCTTCAAACCCGAACAGGAACTGGTCCGCACCGGCGTGGCCGCGCATTCGGTGCGCGCGGTGCCCACCGGCGCGCTGCGCGTCGTCGCCGAACAGGGTGCGGGCCGCCCCACCCACGTCCATCTCTCCGAACAGCCCGCCGAGAACCGGGATTGCCTTGTGGCGCACGGCCGTACGCCGACCGCGCTGCTCTCCGAGGAGGGCTTCCTCGGGCCGGACACCGTCGCCGTGCACGCCACCCACGTCACCAGGCCGGATATCCGGTTGCTCGCGGGCACCGCGACTCGGGTGTGTTTCTGTCCGACCACCGAACGCGATCTGGGCGACGGTATCGGTCCGGCAAGGGAATTGGCCAGTGCTGGCGTGCGGCTGTGCCTCGGCAGCGACAGCCACGCGATCGTCGACGGTTTCGAGGAGTGGCGGGCGCTCGAACTCGACGACCGGCTGGCCGGGCACGCCCGCGGCCGCTTCGCGCTCGACGAGTTGTACGGCGCCGCAACGGCACACGGCTCGATCGGCTGGCCGGAGGCCGGGCGGATCGAGGGCGGCGCCGCGGCGGACCTGGTGACCGTCGACCTGGAATCCGTCCGCACCGTCGGCGCCGAACCGGCGGCGGCGCTGTTCGCGGCCACCGCGAGCGATATCCGCGAGGTGTTCGTCGCGGGCCGCCAGATCGTCTCCGGCGGCAGGCATTTGCTCATACCGGATACGGAATCCGTACTGCGAGAGGAGATTCGGGCGCTGTGGCAATCCTGATCACCGGAATCGGCGAACTGACCACGAATACCGAGGGCGGCCCGCTGCACGACGCCGCCGTGGTGCTCGACGGGGAGCGCATCGCCTGGATCGGGCCCGCGCAGGCCGCGCCCGCGGCCGACGAGCGGGTGGACGTCGGCGGCCGGGCGGTGCTACCCGGCTGGGTGGACAGCCACACCCACCTCGTCTTCGGGGGTGATCGGACCGCCGAATTCGAAGCCAGGATGTCTGGGCAGCCGTATCGCGCGGGCGGTATCGCGGTCACCGTCGCCGCGACCCGCGCCGCGAGCGATGCGACGCTTTCGGCGAATCTGGCCCGGCATGTCGCCGAGGCGCGCAGGCAGGGCACCACCTGCCTGGAAACCAAAACCGGCTACGGGCTCGATGTTCCGGGCGAACTGCGTTTGGCCCGCATCGCCGCCGAACTGGCCGACGAGGTCACCTATCTCGGCGCGCACCTGGTGCCCGACGGTATGGACGCGGATGCCTACATCGACCTCGTCTGCGGTGAAATGCTCGACGCCGTAAGGCCTTTCGTGCGCTGGGCGGACGTGTTCTGTGAGGTCGGCGCGTTCGACGCCGGACAATCCGAGCGGGTGCTGCGCGCCGCCGCCGCGAGCGGGCTCGGCCTGCGCGTACACGGCAATCAGCTCGGGCCGGGGGCCGGCGTACAACTCGCCGTGCGGCACAACGCCGCAAGCGTCGACCACTGCACCCACCTCACCGACGCCGATATCGAGGCGCTGGCCGGTTCGGACACCGTCGCCACCGTGCTGCCCGCCTGCGACCTGTCCACCCACCAGCCGCTGGCCCCCGCCCGCGCCCTGCTCGACGCGGGTGCGACGGTCGCGCTCGCCACCAACGCCAACCCGGGCAGCTCCTACACCACCTCCATGGCCTACTGCGTCGCCACCGCCGTACTCCAAATGGGCCTGTCCGTCGCCGAAGCCGTGTACGCCGCCACCGCCGGTGGCGCGAAAGCCCTGCGCCGCACCGACGTCGGCGTTGTCGAGGTGGGGGCGCGCGCGGATCTGCAAGTGCTCGCCGCCCCCTCGGTCACGCATCTCGCGTACCGGCCCGGTGTGCCGCTGACCATCGCCGTCTGGCGAAAAGGTGAGCGGCTGAAGGATTTCGGGCCTACCGTCGAGTGATCCGCGACCGGAGTCAGCTTTTGCAAGGGAGGGCAGTACGACGGGGTGATCCTCGACGTCGAGCGCGGCAATTAAATCGTGTCGGCATTTCTCGGGCGCGAGTTCGGGACGTGGCTGGACTTCCGGGCTAGCTTTTCTGGAGCGTGCCTCTAATGTCGCCGACGCCACCTGCGGTGGTATAGGCCAGCGAGCCGTCGGGCTGTAGGACGACCGTCGACGTCTCACCCTCGTCGTGGCAGCCGAACGCACCACGGAGCCCGCCGGTCAGTCTCGCCGTGAAGCTGAGTTGGCGCTCGGTGGCGGCGGTGAGCGTCTCGGCGCGTTCGCATTTCGCGCCGGACAGGTGGCCGGTGTTGGACGATGTTGCGACCTCCGCGCCGACATTGCCGTCCCGAACCGTGAGCACGATGTCGAAGACCGCCAATGCGTCGCTGGCGGTGCCTTTCCATTCGCCGACAAAGGCTTGCGGTACCGATTGAACCGGTTGTCCCGCAGGCGATGACGCGGCGGCGGTGACCGGCGCCGCGGTGGTTCCGGGCGCCTGAGTCGCAGTGCTGGTGGAACCGGCAGACGAACCGCCCGTCAAATGAGAGCCGACCACGAAGGCGGCCACGGCGACGGCTGCCGCCACCACGGCGGCACCGGCGATCACGGCGGCCCGGAGTCGGGCCGAATGGGGTGCAGCGGGTGGGGATGCGGGTTGGTCCGAAGGTTGAGGTCGGCTGGGCGGATACTGGTTGATCGAACCGAGCGTGGTGTGGAAACCCGGTGTGCCGGTGTCGGATCGAGACTCCACCGGATTCGAGTCCGGCCAACCCGTAACGCGCTGTGGCGCGGCGATGGGAACGCTCCGCTGGGTCGGCGCGATCCGGGACGAATCCGGTTGTGCCGCTTCGGGTTCGGTGGTGGGGTGCGGGCCGGAATCGAGGTCGAGCAGTCGGATGGCGCGGCGGCCGACCTCCTCGACGACCGGGCCGGGGAGCCAGCCCGCGGCGTCGGGGATGTCGAGGCGGCCGAGGTCGTCGAGTAATTCCTTTGTGGTGGGCCGGTTTTCGGGGTCCTTGGCGAGGCAGGCGGCCACCATCGGGCGCAGCCGGTCGGGGAGCTGTTCGAGGCGGGGATCCTCGTACATCACCCGCCACATCAGCTGCATGGTTTCGGCGGTGCCGAACGGACCGTGCCCACTGGCCGCGAATACCAGCACACCGGCGAAGGAGAACAGGTCGCCCGCCGGGCCGACGGGTTGACCGGTGATCTGCTCGGGACACATGAATCCCGGTGAGCCGATGACCTTTCCGGTGGTGGTGAGCGCGGCGTCGGTGACGGCGCGGGCGATGCCGAAATCGATCACCTTGGGCCCGTCGATGGCCAGCAACACATTCGACGGTTTCAGATCGCGGTGCACGATACCGGCCGAATGGACCGCGACGAGTGCCTCCAGCAACCCGCGGGCGAGCACCAGCAGCGTCGATTCGCCGAAGACGCCGAACCCCTCCACCGCGTCGGAGAGCGACAGCCCGGCTACGTAACCCGTTGCCAGCCAAGGCGGTTCGGCGTCGACGTCGGCGTCGAGCACGGGTGCGGTGAACTGCCCGCCGACCAGCCGCGCCGCCGCGACCTCGCGCCGGAAGCGCTCCCGCGATTGCGCGTCGGCGACCAACTCCGGCCGCACCACCTTCACCGCCACGGTGCGCCCGCCGGCATTGCGGCCCAGGTACACCCGGCCCATGCCGCCGACGCCGAGCAGTCCGAGTAGCCGATAGTCGCCGATCCGCACCGGATCATCCGCCCCGAGTGGTCGCATCGCGCACCGAACTCCCTTCGCACCGAACAGTGGAAGGCTACCGACCCGCCCGCCGATCCACCTAGTGACCGGCCGCCCGGCAACATCACGGTTTTCTCATGGACGACCCGAGATGCTGTTGCGCGAGACGTTCCGAGAGGCGGAACGCGAGGGAAAGGGATTGTTCATGAAGCGGATGTTCGTGGTTGCGGTGGCGGCGGTCGCGGTGCTCGGTGTCGGGGCCTGCTCGGGGAAGTCCGACAGCAAGACCGCGGCACCCACCACCAGCGCGGCGACCTCGGCCAAGGCCGCGCCGGCGAGCGCACCGGCCAATGCCGCGAAATCCGCGGGCACCAAGCAGGCGTGCACCGATTCGGAGGCGGCGTTCAAGGACTTGGCGGGTAAGCAGGACGAGATCAAGTCCGAGGCGGCGGCGGGCAACTACGAGGCGGTCCAGGCCTACTACCAGAGCTTCACCGCTCGGATCCGCAAGTCCTCCGGCGTCGCCGACGACGCGACGGTGAAGAACGGGTTGGAGTCCATCGCCAAGCTGGGTGACGCCGTTGTACACGCCACCACCACCGATGAACTGAAGGACGCCCTGATGAAATTCGGCACGGCCGCCACCGGCGATCAGTTCGACAAGATCGGCGCGATCTGCGACGCCGCCTGATCGCTGTATCTGAAAATCACCCCACCTCCAGCGATAGCAAGAAGATTGCTATCTTCTCGTGCCGAGCTCGAATTACCTACTGGCGGCGGAGTGGTCGAGGAGGACCATGGCTTCGAGGCGTGGTGCGGTGCTTGCGGTGCTCGTCGTGGTGCTGGCCGGATACGCGGTCGGCCCCGCGGCATCGCAGGATTCGACGGTGCGGGACAGGGCGGGGCAGTGGACGGCCGCGCACGACGGGGCGCAACAGTATCCCGACGTGCACATCGACTGGGATGTCCCGATCCGGATGAGCGACGGAATCGTGTTGAAGGCCAACGTGTATCGGCCGATCGACGAGTCCGGCGCGATCGAGGGCCGTCCGCTGCCCACCATCGTCAACCTCACCCCGTACACCAAACTCATGACGAACCTGATCGATTCGGCGCTCGCCGCGCCGAATCTGCGGCCGCTCGTCATGGATCTGGTGCACCGGATCAACCTGTCCGGCACGCCGTTCAGCGGATTCGGCGATCTGTTGCACGCGCTCGACGGCGGCACCGTGCAGACCGTACTCGGCGTGGACCGCAACCTGATCCGCAGCGGATACACCGAGGTGGTCGCGGATGTGCGCGGTACCGGATTCTCCCAGGGCGCTTGGGATACGCTGGGCGCGCGCGAGCAACAGGACACCAGGGAGGTGCTGGACTGGGCGGCCGCGCAGCCGTGGTCCAACGGTAAGCTGGCCATGAGCGGCGGATCCTATGCCGGGATCAACCAGTTGCGCGCGGCCGAAAACGCCCCTGCCGCACTGAAAGCCATCTTCCCGGTGGAGCCGGGCAGCGACCTGATGCGCGATGTGGTCGCACCGGGCGGCGGTATCGGCACCACCTTCCTGCCGCTGTGGCTCAACAACGTGAACCAGCTGAAGATGCTGCCCGATGTGCGGTCGATGTTCGACGGCAGCTTCGACTGGTCCTGGCTTTCGGCCCGGATGGCCGATCCGACAACGAATTACGATCTGCTCACCGAGGCGCTGCTCACCCCGTCGCTGGACGAGCTGCCGTCGGCGCTCGCCGCGGCGCTGGACGCGACCAGCGATTTCCGGCAGGCGATCCTCGGACATCCGGAGCGAATCACCGTGCCCACCTTCGTATACGGCGGTTGGCACGATATCTTCGCCAACAGCGCGACCAAGCTCTACAACGCGATTCCATTGCCCGCCGGGCGCAAACAGCTGGTGGTGGGCGACACCTACCACGCGAATCCGGGCGCGGGCACCGGAGCCGGTGACGCGCCGCCGCGGCTCGACGTGCTGCAGCGGGCCTGGTTCGACAAGTGGCTCAAGGATATCGACAACGGCATCGG
This region includes:
- the hutU gene encoding urocanate hydratase, with amino-acid sequence MTRTVRAARGPQLTAKNWQTEAALRMLHNNLDPEVAERPQDLVVYGGTGKAARDWASFDAIGRALTSLDQDETLLVQSGRPVGVFRTHEWAPRVLIANSNLVGDWANWPEFRRLEALGLTMYGQMTAGSWIYIGTQGILQGTYETFATIADKRFGGTLSGTLTVTAGLGGMGGAQPLAVTMNGGVALVVEADAARARRRVHDRYLDEIATDFDDAVRRVSAARKQRKALSVGLIGNAAEMLPKLLASGLEVDIVTDQTSAHDPLSYLPRGIAVEDWPDYALKKPDEFTERARDSMVDHVNAMLGFLDAGSEVFDYGNSLRGEAKLGGCERAFDFPGFVPAYIRPLFCEGKGPFRWAALSGDPADIAATDRAILDLFPHNESLRRWITMAGERIAFQGLPARICWLGYGERHLAGLRFNEMVASGELKAPVVIGRDHLDSGSVASPYRETEAMADGSDAIADWPLLNALVNTASGASWVSIHHGGGVGMGRSIHAGQVTVADGTELAARKIERVLTNDPGMGVIRHVDAGYERAATVAQERGVRIPMQEHG
- a CDS encoding CocE/NonD family hydrolase, yielding MASRRGAVLAVLVVVLAGYAVGPAASQDSTVRDRAGQWTAAHDGAQQYPDVHIDWDVPIRMSDGIVLKANVYRPIDESGAIEGRPLPTIVNLTPYTKLMTNLIDSALAAPNLRPLVMDLVHRINLSGTPFSGFGDLLHALDGGTVQTVLGVDRNLIRSGYTEVVADVRGTGFSQGAWDTLGAREQQDTREVLDWAAAQPWSNGKLAMSGGSYAGINQLRAAENAPAALKAIFPVEPGSDLMRDVVAPGGGIGTTFLPLWLNNVNQLKMLPDVRSMFDGSFDWSWLSARMADPTTNYDLLTEALLTPSLDELPSALAAALDATSDFRQAILGHPERITVPTFVYGGWHDIFANSATKLYNAIPLPAGRKQLVVGDTYHANPGAGTGAGDAPPRLDVLQRAWFDKWLKDIDNGIGDFGPVTVHEQGGDWKGLPRFPEPGVTHRRVYLTAAASGTAAESGYDGSLSGDKPGAASTLTVAPGLTTACSRDAAQGSAGITAAIDMCAKDSRIAERGGLTFTGPAVTEPTVISGPINLHLNTMHDATDGYWSVTVNDVAPDGVSAVLSTGQLTSSLRAVDDRLSLKSDNGDYTAPYNPITVDSMLPVPPGQPVTLDIAVIPTQAVLRPGHRLRVDVFAGNSPKSMAFRPMLNNTELKPQHLLLDPDAPSFLNLPTDHPVV
- the hutH gene encoding histidine ammonia-lyase — protein: MPETAQLATVAVDGPLTRDSVVAVARAGAKVQISDAAERRIAAARAHVDALAAGTAATYGVSTGFGALATRHIPPESRVALQRSLIRSHAAGAGPAVEPEVVRAQMLLRLRTVATGHTGVRPETAAALAALINAGITPVVHEYGSLGCSGDLAPLAAVALALMGEGQVTDAAGELVDAATALRANGIEPVTLHEKEGLALTNGTDGMLGMLVLAVHDLHALLDIADLTAAMSVEALLGTDRVFADDLQALRPHPGQARSARRIRLALADSPIVASHRGPDCNRVQDAYSLRCAPQVHGAARDTVAYAESVAEREMASAVDNPVVLADGRLESNGNFHGAPLAYVLDFLAIPVADVASMAERRTDRMLDVARSHGLPAFLAADPGVDSGHMIAQYTQAAVVSELKRLAVPASVDSIPSSAMQEDHVSMGWSGARKLRRAVDGLTTVLAIEYLTAARALDMRAPLRPGPATDAAVRLLRTRVDGPGPDRHLAPEIAAAEELIRSGELRAAVAAYLD
- the hutI gene encoding imidazolonepropionase translates to MAILITGIGELTTNTEGGPLHDAAVVLDGERIAWIGPAQAAPAADERVDVGGRAVLPGWVDSHTHLVFGGDRTAEFEARMSGQPYRAGGIAVTVAATRAASDATLSANLARHVAEARRQGTTCLETKTGYGLDVPGELRLARIAAELADEVTYLGAHLVPDGMDADAYIDLVCGEMLDAVRPFVRWADVFCEVGAFDAGQSERVLRAAAASGLGLRVHGNQLGPGAGVQLAVRHNAASVDHCTHLTDADIEALAGSDTVATVLPACDLSTHQPLAPARALLDAGATVALATNANPGSSYTTSMAYCVATAVLQMGLSVAEAVYAATAGGAKALRRTDVGVVEVGARADLQVLAAPSVTHLAYRPGVPLTIAVWRKGERLKDFGPTVE
- a CDS encoding formimidoylglutamate deiminase; translation: MTVYWAEYAWLPTGVAEAVTIDIAGASIRSVAVGTEKSGKVLRGLTVPGFANAHSHAFHRALRGRTQGGRGDFWTWREQMYRVAARLDPDSYYRLARGVYAEMVLAGYTSVGEFHYLHHAPGGVRYDDPNAMGAALVAAAEDAGIRLTVLDTCYLAGGFGRELNAEQLRFSDGDVGAWAERAAGFKPEQELVRTGVAAHSVRAVPTGALRVVAEQGAGRPTHVHLSEQPAENRDCLVAHGRTPTALLSEEGFLGPDTVAVHATHVTRPDIRLLAGTATRVCFCPTTERDLGDGIGPARELASAGVRLCLGSDSHAIVDGFEEWRALELDDRLAGHARGRFALDELYGAATAHGSIGWPEAGRIEGGAAADLVTVDLESVRTVGAEPAAALFAATASDIREVFVAGRQIVSGGRHLLIPDTESVLREEIRALWQS
- a CDS encoding serine/threonine-protein kinase; translated protein: MRPLGADDPVRIGDYRLLGLLGVGGMGRVYLGRNAGGRTVAVKVVRPELVADAQSRERFRREVAAARLVGGQFTAPVLDADVDAEPPWLATGYVAGLSLSDAVEGFGVFGESTLLVLARGLLEALVAVHSAGIVHRDLKPSNVLLAIDGPKVIDFGIARAVTDAALTTTGKVIGSPGFMCPEQITGQPVGPAGDLFSFAGVLVFAASGHGPFGTAETMQLMWRVMYEDPRLEQLPDRLRPMVAACLAKDPENRPTTKELLDDLGRLDIPDAAGWLPGPVVEEVGRRAIRLLDLDSGPHPTTEPEAAQPDSSRIAPTQRSVPIAAPQRVTGWPDSNPVESRSDTGTPGFHTTLGSINQYPPSRPQPSDQPASPPAAPHSARLRAAVIAGAAVVAAAVAVAAFVVGSHLTGGSSAGSTSTATQAPGTTAAPVTAAASSPAGQPVQSVPQAFVGEWKGTASDALAVFDIVLTVRDGNVGAEVATSSNTGHLSGAKCERAETLTAATERQLSFTARLTGGLRGAFGCHDEGETSTVVLQPDGSLAYTTAGGVGDIRGTLQKS
- a CDS encoding allantoate amidohydrolase, yielding MSADKLLTAIEAVGKDTRRGGYSRHVFDFAELELRDWFTEQAIRRGLDVHTDRNGNMWAWWGGPGPDAVVTGSHLDSVPGGGAFDGPLGVTSALAAVDILSAKGFQPSKPLAVVVFAEEEGGRFGVPCLGSRLLTGALDPNRARALRDSSGTTLAEAAAAAGHRPDLFGPDLEALAQIGCFVELHVEQGRGLIDLGGPVATGSSIIAHGRYRFSFSGQGNHAGATLIGDRRDPMLPAAAVVAAARRVAAATPDARATVGRLVPTPGGTNVIASTVDLWLDARVAGAGNTAALVEEIATAARRAAADEGCAVTITEESYTDDVVFDESLRGRMDRVLGGIPALPTGAGHDAGVLAAHVPSGMLYVRNPTGISHAPEEFAESADIEAGAQALARVLEELAG